From a single Bacillus pseudomycoides DSM 12442 genomic region:
- a CDS encoding PTS lactose/cellobiose transporter subunit IIA — protein sequence MMTTAEQIPFQLILHSGNARSYAMEALQYAKQGKLGEADEAMAKAKEAINEAHHFQTELIQSEARGEKKEISVLLIHAQDHLMNSMTVKELAAEFIDLYKKLDTKGE from the coding sequence ATGATGACTACAGCAGAACAAATCCCATTCCAATTAATTTTACACAGCGGTAACGCAAGAAGCTATGCGATGGAAGCACTGCAATATGCAAAACAGGGGAAATTAGGGGAAGCAGATGAAGCGATGGCAAAAGCGAAAGAAGCGATTAATGAAGCACATCATTTCCAAACAGAACTCATACAATCAGAAGCAAGAGGAGAAAAAAAAGAGATTAGTGTTCTTTTAATTCATGCACAAGATCATTTAATGAATTCAATGACTGTGAAAGAATTAGCAGCGGAATTTATCGACCTTTATAAAAAGCTTGATACGAAAGGGGAGTAA
- a CDS encoding LytTR family DNA-binding domain-containing protein, which produces MKIHLELNPSQDEIEIIVKAKEVTDEVQQLLKRIEGGNVKQIVGVLKQQYYLLEPKDIYWFYTEGRKVMAQTMRGSLEVKSRLYELETKLQGDRFVRFSKSTLANLQHVINFEMSFSGSMCAHFSNGMKEYVSRKYVPFIKEALNMGGG; this is translated from the coding sequence GTGAAAATTCACCTTGAATTAAATCCATCACAAGATGAGATAGAGATTATTGTTAAAGCAAAAGAAGTGACAGATGAAGTTCAGCAACTTTTAAAAAGGATAGAAGGGGGGAATGTGAAGCAAATTGTTGGAGTATTGAAGCAACAGTATTATTTGTTAGAGCCAAAAGATATTTATTGGTTTTATACAGAGGGGCGAAAGGTAATGGCTCAAACGATGAGAGGAAGTCTTGAAGTGAAATCTCGTTTGTATGAGTTAGAAACAAAATTACAGGGTGATCGCTTTGTACGATTTTCAAAGTCTACACTCGCAAACTTGCAACATGTAATAAACTTTGAAATGTCATTTAGCGGCAGTATGTGTGCACACTTTTCAAATGGAATGAAAGAATACGTTTCAAGAAAATATGTACCGTTTATTAAAGAAGCTTTGAATATGGGAGGAGGCTAG
- the chbG gene encoding chitin disaccharide deacetylase: MIRLIVNADDFGLTEGTNYGIIEGHVNGIVNSTTMMMNMPGTEHAVCLAKEYKALGVGVHLVLTAGKPLLTDVPSLVGEDGLFHKQSVVREGNINPEEVKGEWTAQIEKFLSYGLKPTHLDSHHHVHALPILHDVLERLAEKYNVPIRRCAQERAVRPFSDVFYSDFYSDGVQEDYFVKLKGRVQDGKTVEVMVHPAYIDPELVKRSSYVMDRVKELRILMESVLPEGIELVRF, encoded by the coding sequence ATGATTCGATTAATTGTAAATGCAGATGATTTTGGTCTTACAGAAGGTACAAATTACGGCATTATTGAAGGACATGTAAACGGGATTGTGAATTCTACGACGATGATGATGAACATGCCAGGGACGGAGCATGCAGTATGCTTAGCAAAAGAATATAAGGCATTAGGAGTAGGGGTGCATCTCGTCTTAACTGCGGGAAAACCTCTTCTTACAGATGTTCCGTCTCTTGTAGGTGAAGATGGATTGTTTCATAAGCAAAGTGTAGTAAGAGAAGGAAACATAAACCCTGAAGAGGTTAAAGGAGAGTGGACTGCTCAAATTGAGAAGTTTTTATCATATGGATTAAAACCAACACATTTAGATAGCCACCATCATGTACATGCATTGCCTATTTTGCACGATGTTCTGGAGCGATTAGCAGAAAAATATAACGTGCCAATTCGTCGCTGTGCACAAGAGCGAGCGGTACGACCATTTTCTGATGTGTTTTATAGTGACTTCTATAGCGATGGTGTGCAGGAGGATTATTTCGTTAAGCTAAAAGGGCGTGTGCAGGACGGAAAAACAGTAGAGGTTATGGTGCACCCTGCTTACATTGACCCAGAGCTTGTGAAGCGTTCTTCTTATGTAATGGATCGTGTGAAGGAGCTACGAATTTTAATGGAAAGTGTTTTACCAGAAGGGATAGAACTAGTGAGATTTTAA
- a CDS encoding chromate transporter — translation MKTIIEIFLVSLKLGLTSFGGPVAHLGYFHHEYVQKRKWMDERGYGDLVALCQFLPGPASSQVGIGIGLSRGGLLGAVVAWIGFTLPSVLVLVFFASLLQQFHVVEAGWIHGLKLVAVTIVAHAIWGMAQKLTPDRNRATIAIITAAIALLFPNAWTQVTLILLAGLLGWVLYRKHEIPSASKTHIPVSRITAVLCLLLFFSLLFLLPLLRPFSHWITMFDSFYRSGSLVFGGGHVVLPLLENEFVLNGMMTKEQFLAGYGLTQAIPGPLFTFASYIGTVLDGALGATIATIAIFLPAFLLVIGVLPFWDQVRRLSYVQGALLGINAAVVGILLAAFYDPIWTSTIMNKTDFVIASLLFCLLAFWKAPPWIVVVLGALSGYILSII, via the coding sequence TTGAAAACAATAATAGAAATCTTTCTCGTATCACTCAAGTTAGGCCTTACTTCTTTTGGAGGACCCGTGGCTCATCTTGGGTACTTTCATCACGAATATGTACAAAAACGAAAATGGATGGATGAGCGGGGCTATGGGGATTTAGTGGCACTCTGTCAATTTCTACCCGGTCCTGCAAGCAGCCAAGTTGGAATTGGCATCGGTTTATCACGAGGCGGGCTCCTTGGAGCTGTAGTCGCTTGGATTGGCTTTACACTCCCGTCAGTTCTCGTTCTTGTTTTTTTCGCTTCACTACTCCAGCAATTTCATGTGGTGGAAGCTGGCTGGATTCATGGATTAAAACTTGTAGCAGTAACGATTGTCGCACATGCAATATGGGGAATGGCACAGAAATTAACACCGGACCGTAACCGAGCAACAATTGCAATTATTACTGCTGCAATTGCGTTATTATTTCCAAACGCTTGGACACAAGTTACGCTTATTCTACTTGCTGGTCTTCTCGGTTGGGTCTTATATCGTAAGCATGAAATCCCATCTGCTAGCAAAACACATATTCCTGTTTCACGTATAACAGCTGTCCTTTGTCTCTTACTATTCTTTAGCTTATTATTCTTGTTACCACTATTACGACCATTTTCGCACTGGATTACCATGTTTGATAGTTTCTATCGCTCTGGCTCACTCGTGTTTGGCGGAGGACATGTCGTTCTTCCCCTTCTTGAAAATGAATTTGTATTAAATGGCATGATGACAAAAGAACAGTTTCTAGCAGGATACGGCTTAACACAAGCAATTCCAGGTCCTCTTTTTACATTTGCATCTTACATAGGAACGGTACTAGACGGGGCACTAGGAGCTACTATTGCGACAATCGCTATCTTTCTCCCGGCATTCTTACTTGTCATTGGTGTATTACCATTTTGGGATCAAGTGAGACGCTTGTCTTATGTACAAGGGGCACTCCTTGGCATTAATGCCGCCGTCGTCGGTATTTTACTAGCTGCTTTTTATGACCCTATTTGGACAAGCACAATCATGAATAAAACTGATTTTGTTATCGCTTCTCTCTTATTTTGTCTATTAGCATTTTGGAAAGCACCTCCATGGATCGTTGTTGTTCTTGGTGCTTTAAGCGGTTATATTCTTTCTATTATCTAG
- a CDS encoding CHRD domain-containing protein has protein sequence MTKHFVAKLKGGNELPPVKSKAYGVAELIFNSDFTKLHYRVILKNIEKVTSCQIHLGKGNQTGPVVVFLYGPVKHGISVNEGTITGVVSTEDLEGPLQGKTFENLVQAIDEANAYVNVHTKAHASGEIRGKVKEYIRSMSR, from the coding sequence ATGACAAAACATTTTGTTGCTAAGCTGAAAGGCGGTAATGAATTACCTCCTGTAAAATCGAAAGCCTATGGGGTCGCGGAGCTTATTTTTAATAGCGACTTTACGAAACTACATTATAGGGTGATATTGAAAAATATTGAGAAGGTAACATCTTGTCAAATTCATTTAGGGAAAGGGAATCAGACCGGGCCAGTAGTTGTGTTTTTATATGGACCTGTGAAGCACGGAATTAGCGTAAATGAAGGAACGATAACGGGTGTGGTGTCCACTGAAGATTTAGAGGGACCTTTGCAAGGGAAGACGTTTGAAAATCTTGTGCAGGCAATTGATGAAGCGAATGCATATGTAAATGTTCATACAAAAGCACATGCAAGCGGAGAAATTCGTGGGAAGGTAAAAGAATATATCAGGTCCATGAGCCGGTAA
- the celF gene encoding 6-phospho-beta-glucosidase, with translation MSGIKIATIGGGSSYTPELIEGFIKRYDELPVREIWLVDIEAGKEKLEIVGNLAKRMVKKAGLPIDIHLTLDRRAALKDANFVTTQLRVGLLEARAKDEAIPLKYDVIGQETNGPGGLFKALRTIPVILDICKDMEELCPNAWLINFANPAGMVTEAVLRYTSIKKVVGLCNVPIGIRMGLAKILEVDASRVHVDFAGLNHMVYGLDVYLDGVSVMDRVLELVTDPEKQITMENIAALDWEPNFIRGLRAIPCPYHRYYYKTREMLEEEKQASIEKGTRAEVVKKLEDDLFELYKDPNLDSKPPQLEKRGGAYYSDAACSLITSIYNNKGDIQPVNTRNNGAIASLPHDSAVEVNCIITKDGPKPIAVGDLPVPVRGLVQQIKSFERTSIEAAVTGDYHKALLAMTINPLVPSDKVAKQILDEMLEAHKEYLPQFFKKVEK, from the coding sequence ATGAGCGGAATTAAAATTGCTACAATCGGTGGTGGCTCTAGTTATACACCGGAGTTAATTGAAGGGTTTATTAAGCGTTATGATGAGCTTCCTGTTCGTGAAATTTGGTTAGTAGATATTGAAGCGGGAAAAGAGAAGTTAGAAATCGTTGGTAACTTAGCAAAACGTATGGTGAAAAAAGCAGGTTTACCAATTGATATTCACTTAACACTTGATCGCCGCGCAGCATTAAAAGATGCTAACTTTGTAACAACGCAGCTTCGCGTTGGTTTATTAGAAGCGCGCGCGAAAGATGAAGCAATTCCATTAAAATATGACGTAATCGGTCAGGAAACGAATGGTCCGGGTGGTTTATTCAAAGCGTTAAGAACGATTCCTGTTATTTTGGATATTTGTAAAGACATGGAAGAGCTTTGTCCGAATGCTTGGCTGATTAACTTTGCAAATCCAGCTGGTATGGTAACAGAGGCTGTACTTCGTTATACAAGTATCAAAAAAGTAGTTGGATTATGTAACGTTCCAATTGGTATTCGTATGGGACTTGCAAAGATTCTTGAAGTAGATGCGAGCCGTGTTCATGTTGACTTTGCTGGTTTAAATCACATGGTCTACGGATTAGATGTGTATTTAGATGGAGTAAGTGTGATGGACCGAGTGCTAGAACTTGTAACAGATCCGGAAAAGCAAATTACGATGGAAAACATCGCTGCACTTGATTGGGAGCCAAATTTCATTCGCGGACTTCGTGCAATTCCATGTCCATACCATCGCTACTACTATAAAACACGTGAAATGCTAGAAGAAGAAAAACAAGCTTCTATTGAAAAAGGGACACGTGCAGAAGTGGTGAAAAAATTAGAAGATGACTTATTCGAGTTATATAAAGACCCGAATTTAGATAGTAAGCCACCACAATTAGAAAAGCGCGGCGGAGCTTACTACAGTGATGCAGCATGTAGTTTAATTACGTCTATTTATAATAATAAAGGTGATATCCAACCTGTTAATACAAGAAACAATGGTGCAATTGCAAGCTTGCCACATGATTCTGCTGTTGAAGTAAACTGTATCATTACGAAGGATGGTCCAAAGCCGATTGCAGTAGGTGATTTACCGGTTCCTGTTCGCGGTTTAGTTCAGCAAATTAAATCATTTGAGCGCACGTCAATTGAAGCTGCTGTTACAGGGGATTATCATAAAGCGCTGCTTGCTATGACAATTAATCCACTTGTACCATCAGATAAAGTAGCAAAACAAATTTTAGATGAAATGTTGGAAGCACATAAAGAATATCTTCCGCAGTTCTTCAAAAAAGTAGAAAAGTAA
- a CDS encoding sigma 54-interacting transcriptional regulator gives MKRMDLIYNAMQKGNYSEGVTASELATLLQLDRANVSSDLNKLVKDGRLSKTGTRPVRFYLGANSHVETHSQNNTSLDAFARKNTSLKIAIEKAKAAVLYPPNGMHTLLLGETGVGKSMFASLMHEYAIEVNQLPKDAPFIVFNCADYANNPQLLLGQLFGIKKGAYTGASDQKGLIEKAHEGILFLDEVHRLPPEGQEMLFTFIDRGVYRRLGETENERRARVLIITATTEEPNSFLLKTFTRRIPMTVTLPPLRERTHQERFALLQLFFTNEAIRLRKKIHVSPNAMRAFVFYQCPNNIGQLKTDVQIACAKAYSDFVTKKRDHVRVSSADLPWYMKEGLFIERKSRHLYQVPNETFVFTSDEGWSKHKTEDSRSSIYDYIDHKYEELQARGIEEEELELLIDNDLQSFFVQYFNQMSQKTSHENVFKIVDRNIVSVCEKIAELAEKHLAKTFDEKVFLALNLHVQTTLQRLQGGKQIHHPQLNQIRTKYKEAFSVAMQCIQLLEEELQVTMPIDEAGFLTMFFVVDPIPASQTEVKVLILAHGNGIATEMANVANELLGIDEVTGIDMPLHESPKDFLERVKVYMKTLGHINGLLLLVDMGSLAYIGDILETEFHIPVRVLSMTSTPHALEAARKAQLGYSLDALYETVKNLTPFYLNVQEEKKKPLAPMKSVILTACLTGEGSAMAIQKMLENYLRFDKDLIEIIPISIVHEKDLTKMIENIKKERNMICIVTNFDVQVPCLTYHFQDIVNYKAIQPIQELITYEETYAKMADILGQQMQRDDGALMIKTIRYALNTIQELISLQLNPDSLMGVILHMSCMIDRLQKGEKLLPYPDKEARRQDDYWMYMKVKKALQPIENTFEIQIPDDEVFYVMDFFIKNQPEKKE, from the coding sequence ATGAAACGAATGGACCTCATTTATAATGCAATGCAAAAAGGGAATTACTCAGAAGGTGTAACAGCATCTGAACTCGCTACACTTCTACAACTAGACCGTGCAAATGTAAGCAGCGATTTAAATAAACTTGTGAAAGATGGTCGTTTATCCAAAACGGGAACACGCCCTGTCCGTTTCTATTTAGGAGCCAACTCCCACGTGGAAACGCATTCACAAAATAATACTTCACTCGATGCCTTTGCAAGAAAAAACACAAGCCTCAAAATTGCGATTGAAAAAGCAAAGGCTGCTGTACTCTATCCTCCAAATGGTATGCATACATTACTACTTGGAGAAACGGGTGTCGGGAAATCTATGTTTGCCTCTTTAATGCACGAGTATGCAATTGAAGTAAATCAGCTCCCAAAAGATGCACCGTTTATCGTTTTTAACTGTGCGGATTACGCGAATAATCCACAGCTCCTGCTTGGACAACTTTTCGGGATAAAAAAGGGGGCTTACACTGGTGCAAGTGACCAAAAAGGGTTAATCGAAAAAGCCCACGAAGGAATTCTCTTCCTGGATGAGGTGCACCGCCTCCCGCCAGAAGGTCAAGAAATGTTATTCACATTTATTGACCGCGGTGTGTATCGTCGCCTTGGAGAAACAGAGAACGAGCGCCGAGCACGCGTATTAATTATTACTGCAACAACAGAAGAACCAAACTCTTTTTTACTCAAAACCTTTACAAGACGGATTCCGATGACCGTAACGCTTCCACCACTTCGTGAGCGAACGCATCAGGAACGCTTCGCCCTCTTGCAGCTCTTTTTTACAAATGAAGCAATTCGTCTGCGAAAAAAAATTCATGTCAGTCCGAACGCAATGCGTGCTTTCGTCTTTTATCAATGTCCAAACAATATCGGACAATTAAAAACCGATGTACAAATTGCCTGTGCGAAAGCCTATTCTGATTTCGTAACAAAGAAAAGAGATCATGTCCGCGTTTCAAGTGCTGACTTGCCATGGTACATGAAGGAAGGCTTGTTTATTGAAAGAAAAAGCCGTCATCTGTATCAAGTGCCAAACGAAACATTTGTATTTACGAGTGACGAAGGATGGAGCAAACATAAAACAGAAGATTCACGTTCTTCCATTTATGATTACATTGATCATAAATATGAAGAATTACAAGCACGCGGTATTGAAGAAGAAGAATTAGAATTACTAATAGACAATGATCTCCAAAGCTTTTTCGTTCAGTATTTTAATCAAATGTCACAAAAGACAAGTCATGAAAATGTCTTTAAAATTGTCGATCGCAATATTGTTTCTGTATGCGAAAAAATCGCTGAACTAGCCGAAAAACATTTAGCTAAGACATTTGATGAAAAAGTCTTTCTTGCTTTAAACTTACATGTACAGACAACTTTACAACGACTGCAGGGCGGGAAACAAATTCATCATCCGCAGCTGAATCAAATTCGTACGAAATATAAAGAAGCTTTCTCAGTTGCCATGCAATGTATTCAACTATTAGAAGAAGAATTACAAGTAACGATGCCAATTGATGAAGCTGGATTCTTAACGATGTTTTTCGTTGTTGATCCCATTCCTGCTTCCCAAACAGAAGTAAAAGTATTAATTTTAGCCCACGGCAATGGTATCGCAACAGAAATGGCAAATGTCGCGAATGAACTCCTCGGTATTGATGAAGTAACAGGAATTGATATGCCGCTTCATGAATCACCGAAAGATTTCTTAGAACGAGTAAAAGTGTACATGAAAACACTGGGACATATAAATGGTCTTCTCTTACTTGTCGATATGGGTTCACTCGCCTATATCGGAGATATATTAGAGACAGAATTTCATATCCCTGTACGCGTTCTTTCGATGACAAGTACGCCGCACGCATTAGAAGCAGCAAGAAAAGCTCAACTCGGGTACTCATTAGATGCATTATACGAAACCGTGAAAAACTTAACACCGTTTTACCTTAATGTACAAGAAGAAAAGAAAAAGCCACTCGCTCCAATGAAATCAGTCATTTTAACAGCTTGTTTAACAGGAGAAGGAAGCGCAATGGCCATTCAAAAAATGCTTGAAAACTATTTACGATTCGATAAAGATTTAATAGAAATTATTCCGATTAGTATCGTTCATGAAAAAGATTTAACAAAAATGATCGAAAATATAAAGAAAGAACGCAATATGATTTGTATTGTGACAAACTTTGATGTACAAGTACCATGTTTAACTTATCATTTCCAAGATATTGTAAACTACAAAGCCATTCAACCGATTCAAGAATTAATTACCTATGAAGAAACATATGCAAAAATGGCTGATATTCTCGGACAACAAATGCAGCGCGATGATGGGGCACTGATGATTAAAACAATACGGTACGCGCTCAATACAATTCAAGAGCTCATCTCCTTACAGTTAAACCCCGATAGTTTAATGGGAGTTATTTTGCATATGAGCTGTATGATTGACCGGCTACAAAAGGGAGAAAAGCTCCTCCCTTATCCTGATAAAGAAGCACGTAGACAAGATGATTATTGGATGTATATGAAAGTAAAAAAAGCATTGCAACCAATTGAAAATACATTTGAAATACAAATTCCAGATGATGAAGTTTTTTATGTAATGGACTTCTTCATAAAGAATCAACCAGAAAAAAAAGAGTAA
- a CDS encoding DUF3021 domain-containing protein — MVTLFDRIGAKVIAGMAMAMLYSLLFLGIGYVNGMDVLETKTLLTHLVASNIVGLIFSFASFVFEKEEWGILKQTIIHFIILLGTFLPTAIWVGWVPNHLVPLLICTGSFIVIYFIIWFAMTMYWKKKIEGLNNSLK; from the coding sequence ATGGTTACTTTGTTTGATAGGATAGGTGCCAAGGTTATCGCAGGAATGGCGATGGCGATGCTTTATAGCTTATTGTTTTTAGGAATTGGTTATGTAAATGGAATGGATGTATTAGAGACAAAAACACTGCTTACTCACCTTGTAGCATCAAATATTGTAGGGCTGATTTTCTCGTTTGCTTCCTTTGTATTTGAGAAAGAAGAATGGGGCATTTTAAAGCAAACAATCATTCACTTTATCATTTTATTAGGCACATTTTTACCGACTGCAATTTGGGTTGGTTGGGTTCCAAATCATCTCGTTCCGCTTCTCATTTGCACAGGTAGCTTCATCGTTATTTACTTCATTATATGGTTTGCGATGACAATGTATTGGAAAAAGAAAATTGAGGGATTGAATAATAGCTTGAAATAA
- a CDS encoding PTS sugar transporter subunit IIB, with the protein MNILLCCSAGMSTSLLVTKMEAAAKARGLEGKIWAVSGDAVKNNIDEADVLLLGPQVRYMLSSMKALADERNVGIDVINPMHYGMMNGEAVLDHALTLKK; encoded by the coding sequence ATGAATATTTTACTTTGTTGTTCAGCAGGAATGTCTACAAGTTTACTAGTTACAAAAATGGAAGCAGCTGCAAAGGCTCGCGGGTTAGAAGGAAAGATTTGGGCTGTATCTGGGGATGCAGTAAAAAACAATATTGATGAAGCAGACGTATTATTACTAGGACCACAAGTTCGTTATATGCTGTCTTCGATGAAAGCGCTTGCTGATGAGAGGAACGTTGGTATCGATGTTATTAATCCAATGCACTACGGCATGATGAATGGAGAAGCAGTTTTAGATCACGCTTTAACACTTAAAAAATAA
- the celB gene encoding PTS cellobiose transporter subunit IIC, producing MQKFIAFMEKYIVPVAGKIGSQRHLAAIRDGFIAVMPLILVGAFASLINGFPSEAFQNFMKGTFGEVWKDVGGGMWTGSFAILALIIAFTTSYNLAKSYGVDGLSAGIISFGALIILTPTTPKEGGLNLAWTGSQGLFVAIIVALLVTEAFRFFVQREITFKMPDGVPPAVLRSFAALVPAFVILTVVAGIQLAVKLAGTSVHEFIFNTIQLPLQGLAGTLPSAIVIVILVHVLWFFGLHGPNIVGGIIEPLYLPALEKNIKMFQDGVSSFDVPNIITKPFFDTFVYLGGSGATLAFLVVVLIVARSAQLRGVSRLSIGPGAFNINEPVIFGTPIILNPILFVPFIVTPVVLVITSYMAISLGFVPKTVAMIPWATPPIISGYLVTGGHISGAILQLFNFVIAMVIYYPFVVLCDRSIVKTEKAAAQGNNQSVPM from the coding sequence ATGCAAAAGTTTATCGCATTTATGGAAAAATATATTGTTCCAGTCGCTGGTAAAATCGGGTCACAACGTCATTTAGCTGCGATTCGTGATGGGTTTATCGCGGTTATGCCACTTATCTTAGTTGGTGCATTTGCATCACTTATTAATGGTTTTCCATCCGAGGCTTTCCAAAACTTTATGAAAGGTACATTCGGAGAAGTTTGGAAAGACGTCGGCGGTGGAATGTGGACAGGGTCTTTCGCAATTTTAGCACTAATTATAGCGTTTACAACAAGTTATAACTTAGCAAAATCTTACGGTGTTGATGGATTGTCAGCGGGTATTATTTCATTTGGTGCGTTAATTATTCTTACACCAACAACGCCGAAAGAGGGCGGATTGAACTTAGCTTGGACAGGATCACAAGGCTTATTCGTAGCAATCATTGTAGCGCTTCTTGTTACTGAAGCATTCCGCTTCTTTGTACAAAGAGAAATTACTTTCAAAATGCCAGACGGAGTACCACCAGCAGTTTTAAGATCATTTGCAGCATTAGTTCCAGCGTTTGTTATTTTAACAGTAGTTGCGGGTATTCAATTAGCAGTGAAATTAGCAGGTACAAGTGTTCATGAATTTATCTTTAATACAATTCAATTACCATTACAAGGTTTAGCAGGTACATTACCAAGTGCGATTGTAATTGTAATTCTTGTTCACGTTCTTTGGTTCTTTGGTTTACATGGTCCAAACATTGTTGGTGGGATTATCGAGCCATTATACTTACCGGCATTAGAAAAAAACATCAAGATGTTCCAAGATGGCGTGTCTTCATTTGATGTGCCAAACATTATTACAAAACCATTCTTTGATACCTTCGTATATCTTGGTGGTTCTGGTGCAACATTAGCATTCTTAGTGGTTGTATTAATTGTGGCAAGAAGTGCGCAATTGCGCGGGGTATCCCGATTATCAATTGGACCTGGTGCGTTTAACATTAACGAACCAGTAATCTTTGGTACACCAATTATTTTAAACCCAATTTTATTCGTTCCGTTTATTGTGACACCAGTTGTATTAGTAATTACTTCTTACATGGCTATATCTCTTGGATTTGTTCCAAAAACAGTTGCGATGATTCCATGGGCAACACCACCCATCATTAGTGGTTACCTTGTAACAGGCGGACACATTTCCGGTGCAATTCTACAGTTATTCAACTTTGTAATTGCGATGGTTATTTATTATCCATTCGTTGTATTATGTGACCGTTCTATTGTTAAAACTGAAAAAGCAGCGGCACAAGGAAATAATCAATCTGTACCTATGTAA
- a CDS encoding PTS lactose/cellobiose transporter subunit IIA, translating to MDILETQAFHLILHGGNARSCAMEAIDYAKRGEFQEAEAKLQEALQELQEAHRLQTDLIQREAGGEKTEITLLMVHAQDHLMNAIMVKELASEFVELYKKMLAKE from the coding sequence ATGGATATATTAGAGACGCAAGCCTTTCATTTAATTTTACATGGGGGAAATGCGAGAAGTTGTGCGATGGAAGCCATTGATTATGCAAAGCGCGGAGAATTTCAAGAAGCGGAGGCGAAATTGCAGGAGGCCTTACAAGAACTACAAGAGGCACATCGTTTACAAACGGATTTAATACAGAGGGAAGCTGGGGGGGAAAAGACAGAGATTACACTGCTCATGGTTCATGCGCAAGATCATTTAATGAATGCGATTATGGTGAAGGAATTAGCGAGTGAATTTGTAGAGTTATATAAGAAAATGTTAGCGAAAGAATGA